Proteins from a genomic interval of Candidatus Rokuibacteriota bacterium:
- the yacG gene encoding DNA gyrase inhibitor YacG: MRSDEPAAGRQTRCPRCGSAMAWEGNPHRPFCGITCRLIDLGRWLDERYRVAVDALPEELPPDDRPARPAK; encoded by the coding sequence GTGCGATCCGACGAGCCCGCCGCCGGCCGGCAAACCCGCTGCCCGCGCTGTGGAAGCGCAATGGCCTGGGAGGGCAACCCGCACAGGCCCTTCTGCGGGATCACGTGCCGGTTGATCGACCTCGGACGGTGGCTCGACGAGCGCTACCGCGTGGCCGTCGACGCGCTGCCCGAGGAGCTCCCGCCCGACGATCGTCCGGCGCGGCCCGCCAAATGA
- the tyrS gene encoding tyrosine--tRNA ligase codes for MSATRPSIDAQMARIRRGAAEIVVEAELRAKLERSERTGSPLKVKLGLDPTAPDLHLGHTVVLQKLSDFQELGHQIIIIIGDFTGMIGDPTGRSETRKPLTWDEIRANAETYRSQLGKVLDMSRTRVEFNSTWLAPLTFENIIRETAHLTVAQMLQREDFANRYASGRPISLHELLYPLAQGYDSVALGSDVELGGTDQTFNLLVGRDLQRAHGQEPQVALTVPILEGLDGVQKMSKSLGNAVGIAEPPADMYGKLMSVSDDLMFRYFELVTRVSEAEIQALKKLHPMEAKKRLARTVTAMYQGEAGAVEGEAHFSRVVQGKEIPEKVEGIKVTTPYEGVPAWKVVVMSGLVPSNSEARRQIQQGAVEVDGTRLPDPNQPLQAGREYLIRVGKRRFKRVFLERTGE; via the coding sequence GTGAGCGCGACCCGTCCTTCGATCGACGCCCAGATGGCCCGCATCCGCCGCGGGGCCGCGGAGATCGTCGTCGAGGCCGAGCTGCGCGCGAAGCTCGAGCGCTCGGAGCGGACCGGGAGCCCGCTGAAGGTCAAGCTGGGCCTCGACCCCACGGCGCCCGACCTCCACCTTGGGCACACGGTCGTCCTCCAAAAGCTAAGCGATTTTCAGGAGCTCGGCCACCAGATCATCATCATCATCGGGGACTTCACCGGGATGATCGGCGATCCCACGGGTCGCTCGGAGACGCGCAAGCCGCTCACCTGGGACGAGATCCGCGCCAACGCCGAGACGTATCGCTCGCAGCTGGGCAAGGTCCTGGACATGAGCAGGACGCGCGTGGAGTTCAACTCCACGTGGCTGGCTCCGTTGACGTTCGAGAACATCATTCGGGAGACCGCGCACCTCACGGTGGCGCAGATGCTCCAGCGCGAGGACTTCGCCAACCGCTACGCCTCTGGGCGTCCCATCAGTCTTCACGAGCTGCTGTATCCGCTCGCGCAAGGGTACGACTCTGTCGCGCTGGGATCCGACGTCGAGCTTGGAGGCACGGACCAGACTTTCAACCTGCTGGTCGGCCGCGATCTCCAGCGCGCGCACGGCCAGGAGCCCCAGGTGGCGCTGACCGTGCCGATCCTCGAAGGCCTCGACGGCGTACAGAAGATGTCGAAGAGCCTCGGCAACGCAGTCGGCATTGCCGAGCCGCCGGCCGACATGTACGGCAAGCTCATGTCAGTCTCGGACGACCTGATGTTCCGGTACTTCGAACTGGTGACCCGGGTCTCAGAGGCGGAGATCCAGGCTCTGAAGAAGCTTCACCCGATGGAGGCCAAGAAGCGGTTGGCCAGGACGGTAACAGCCATGTACCAGGGCGAGGCCGGGGCCGTGGAGGGAGAGGCTCACTTCTCCCGAGTCGTCCAAGGTAAGGAAATACCTGAAAAGGTTGAAGGAATAAAAGTAACTACCCCATACGAAGGCGTGCCGGCCTGGAAGGTCGTCGTGATGTCGGGCCTTGTCCCATCGAACTCCGAGGCACGGCGCCAGATCCAGCAGGGGGCTGTCGAGGTTGACGGGACGCGGCTGCCGGACCCCAACCAGCCTCTTCAGGCCGGCCGGGAGTACCTGATCCGGGTCGGGAAGCGCCGTTTCAAGCGGGTTTTCCTGGAGCGGACCGGGGAATAA
- the ybeY gene encoding rRNA maturation RNase YbeY has product MAVSNRQRRVRVSTPRLRATAEAALRALGRADLHVDVTVVNDPAIRRLNARYLRTRKTTDVLAFDLHAPGPSRLMGEVIVCADTAKRQARRVGVSVALELDLLVVHGLLHLAGWDDHEPREARLMHEREREILAETGRRAPSRLWNGLLEPR; this is encoded by the coding sequence GTGGCCGTCAGCAATCGCCAGCGCCGCGTCCGCGTCTCGACGCCGAGACTGCGCGCTACGGCAGAGGCCGCGCTGCGCGCGCTCGGGCGCGCCGATCTCCATGTCGACGTTACCGTCGTGAACGACCCCGCCATCCGGCGGCTCAACGCCCGCTACCTGCGCACCCGCAAGACCACCGACGTGCTCGCCTTCGATCTCCACGCGCCCGGGCCGTCGCGCCTCATGGGCGAGGTGATCGTCTGCGCGGACACGGCGAAGCGGCAGGCCCGACGCGTCGGTGTGTCGGTGGCGCTCGAGCTCGACCTGCTCGTGGTCCACGGGCTCCTGCACCTGGCGGGCTGGGACGACCACGAGCCGCGAGAAGCCCGGCTCATGCACGAGCGCGAGCGGGAGATCCTGGCGGAGACCGGGCGGCGCGCGCCGTCGCGTCTCTGGAACGGTCTCCTCGAGCCGCGATGA
- a CDS encoding DUF47 family protein, which yields MFRLLPRDENFFDLFEQQAGHIVSASRVLEELTLDYPSAQAKVQQIRDLEHAGDAVTHEVVRRLNTTFVTPIDREDIYALASRLDDVLDLIDAVADRLLLYKIKNPTDGCLAMAKIIVKTAEETDRAVRCLRTLSPLYQKHSIEVNRLENEADRLLRDELAALFEGGTDAIEVIKWKELYETMEAVTDRCEDVLNVIEGITLKMA from the coding sequence GTGTTTCGTCTCCTTCCACGCGACGAGAACTTCTTCGACCTCTTCGAGCAGCAGGCCGGCCACATCGTCTCGGCGTCCAGGGTGCTGGAGGAGCTAACGCTCGACTACCCCTCAGCCCAGGCCAAGGTGCAGCAGATCCGCGACCTCGAGCACGCCGGCGACGCGGTCACCCACGAGGTGGTCCGGCGGCTCAACACCACGTTCGTTACCCCGATCGATCGGGAGGACATCTACGCGCTTGCAAGCCGCCTCGACGACGTGCTGGACCTCATCGACGCGGTCGCCGACCGGCTGCTGCTGTACAAGATCAAGAACCCCACGGACGGATGCCTCGCCATGGCCAAGATCATCGTCAAGACGGCCGAGGAGACGGACCGCGCGGTGCGCTGCCTGCGCACGCTCTCGCCCCTCTACCAGAAGCACTCCATCGAGGTCAACCGCCTCGAGAACGAGGCCGACCGCCTGCTGCGCGACGAGCTGGCGGCGCTGTTCGAGGGCGGCACGGACGCCATCGAGGTGATCAAGTGGAAGGAGCTGTACGAGACGATGGAGGCCGTCACCGACCGCTGCGAGGACGTGCTCAACGTGATCGAGGGCATCACCCTCAAGATGGCCTGA
- a CDS encoding PhoH family protein, with the protein MTEVASATRRVLIPPDLNLLALLGRNDEHLKLLETQYTVQVTSRGHDITLRGDEGRLQQAEKVLRELIDMLRARPSLGASDIRSALRIAGTEPDTDLKGFLADVIAVPSRRKLISPKTANQKRYLDAIRSHDLVISIGPAGTGKSYLAVAMAVSALVKREVSRIILTRPAVEAGERLGFLPGDLIEKFHPYLRPLYDALYDMIEAEKVATLTEKGAIEIAPLAYMRGRTLNDAFIILDEAQNTSSEQMKMFLTRLGFNSKMVITGDITQVDLPPSRPSGLIEIQTVLEGIDGIRFIYFDHRDVVRHDLVSAIVRAYDRVKPGRRTPPHPALSPGGGEGDSSTLASPPRPPLEGEG; encoded by the coding sequence GTGACCGAAGTCGCCAGCGCCACCCGTCGCGTCCTGATCCCGCCGGACCTCAACCTGCTCGCCTTGCTCGGGCGCAATGACGAGCACCTGAAGCTGCTCGAGACGCAGTACACCGTCCAGGTCACCTCCCGCGGCCACGACATCACGCTCCGGGGCGACGAGGGACGGCTCCAGCAGGCGGAGAAGGTGCTGCGCGAGCTGATCGACATGCTGCGCGCGCGGCCGTCGCTGGGCGCGTCCGACATCCGCTCGGCCCTCCGCATCGCCGGCACCGAGCCGGACACCGACCTCAAGGGGTTCCTGGCCGACGTCATCGCGGTGCCGTCGCGGCGCAAGCTCATCAGCCCGAAGACGGCCAACCAGAAGCGCTACCTCGACGCGATCAGGAGCCACGACCTCGTCATCTCCATCGGGCCGGCGGGCACCGGCAAGTCCTACCTCGCCGTCGCCATGGCGGTCTCCGCCCTCGTCAAGCGTGAGGTCTCGCGCATCATCCTGACGCGCCCGGCAGTCGAGGCGGGCGAGCGGCTGGGCTTCCTGCCGGGCGACCTGATCGAGAAGTTCCATCCCTACCTCCGGCCGCTCTACGATGCGCTGTACGATATGATCGAGGCCGAGAAGGTCGCCACGCTCACCGAGAAGGGGGCGATCGAGATCGCACCGCTCGCGTACATGCGCGGCCGCACGCTCAACGACGCGTTCATCATCCTCGACGAGGCGCAGAACACCTCGTCGGAGCAGATGAAGATGTTCCTGACGCGCCTCGGCTTCAACTCGAAGATGGTCATCACGGGAGACATCACGCAGGTGGACCTGCCGCCGAGCCGCCCGTCCGGGCTCATCGAGATCCAGACCGTGCTGGAGGGGATCGACGGCATCCGCTTCATCTATTTCGACCATCGCGATGTGGTCCGCCACGACCTCGTCTCCGCCATCGTGCGCGCCTACGACCGCGTCAAGCCCGGCCGGCGCACGCCCCCTCACCCTGCCCTCTCCCCCGGTGGGGGAGAGGGAGACTCGAGCACCCTGGCTTCTCCCCCTCGCCCTCCTCTGGAGGGAGAGGGTTAG
- a CDS encoding site-2 protease family protein, whose amino-acid sequence MTELLGDPAAFLQRLVLQVPALLIAVTVHELAHALVADRLGDPTARSLGRLTLNPLPHIDPLGALAFVLAGFGWAKPVPVNAQYFRNPLRDMSRVAAAGPIANFLAAFAALVLLLALKPAGVLPEAALRALSYVYTYNLVLGIFNLIPLPPLDGGHFLPYLLPRGMAGALRGLERYGMLLLLALVFTGAIQWILGPVFLWASRLMIMLARLIV is encoded by the coding sequence ATGACAGAACTGCTCGGCGATCCCGCGGCTTTCCTCCAGCGCCTCGTCCTCCAGGTTCCCGCGCTTTTGATCGCGGTCACCGTCCACGAGCTGGCGCACGCCCTCGTGGCTGACCGGCTCGGCGACCCGACGGCGAGGTCGCTCGGGAGGCTCACGCTTAATCCACTGCCGCACATCGATCCCCTCGGAGCCCTGGCCTTCGTCCTCGCGGGCTTCGGATGGGCCAAGCCCGTGCCGGTCAACGCACAGTACTTCAGGAACCCGCTGCGAGACATGAGCCGGGTGGCCGCGGCCGGCCCCATCGCCAATTTCCTGGCGGCCTTTGCGGCGCTGGTGCTGCTCCTCGCGCTGAAGCCCGCGGGCGTGCTGCCGGAGGCCGCCCTGCGCGCGCTGTCGTACGTCTACACGTACAACCTCGTGCTGGGGATCTTCAACCTGATCCCGCTGCCGCCCCTCGACGGCGGGCACTTCCTGCCGTACCTGCTGCCCCGCGGCATGGCGGGCGCGCTCCGCGGCCTCGAGCGCTACGGCATGCTCCTCTTGCTGGCGCTCGTGTTCACGGGCGCGATCCAGTGGATTCTCGGACCGGTCTTTCTCTGGGCGAGCCGGCTCATGATCATGCTCGCTCGGCTGATCGTCTGA
- a CDS encoding penicillin-binding protein 1A: protein MARELRGKQRSKPQKRRRRWLRLLLVPMVVVVAVGVLAAGVSTFWVLTILPRSLPSVTQLESFEPSVGSKVYDENDEPITEFHLERRIFVTLGHMPPALKQAVIATEDARFYSHFGVDPMGIARAVYQNFRRGRIVEGGSTITQQLAKVLFLTPDRSLDRKLKEAVLAIELERRYSKDRILEMYLNQIYFGHGAFGVEAAARTFFGKGVSELAPAECALLAGLPKAPATYSPFEHPDAAVRRRATVLFRMVDTGALKPEQAKRIGKTGLDLVPPERRRTTGQYFIEFVQQYLEAQYGADLVFKGGLHVYTTLSPAMQLKAEASLRDGLRALETRRASSAGKGAPAPERPEGALLALEPQTGYIRAMVGGYDFFKSEFNRAVQARRQPGSAFKPFVYMAALESGQTPASVVDDSPIQYPLAGGKIWKPDNYDRKFRGPITYQQALEESINVAAIRVQERTGIRRTVDIVRRLGVDSPLQENLSIALGTSDLTLLELTSAYGALANQGTWVKPTAIRYVLDAQRKLLEENVPQGRQALPADLAYVMTHMMKGTVERGTGHAAKALGRPVAAKTGTTNDYSNAWFIGFTPTLATGVWVGYDRPKSLGKDETGSRVAVPIWTTFMKEALAGKPVEDFPVPEGVVVVPVDLSASGSCVKPVMMAFLAGTEPKNTCGPSRGGSKGDSPATPGTPPTEAATGAAPSASAQTPKPPAQGP from the coding sequence ATGGCCCGCGAGCTACGAGGGAAACAGCGTTCCAAGCCTCAGAAGCGCCGCCGGCGCTGGCTGCGCCTGCTCCTCGTGCCCATGGTGGTCGTGGTCGCCGTCGGCGTGCTCGCCGCCGGCGTCTCGACGTTCTGGGTGCTGACGATCCTGCCGCGCTCCCTGCCCTCCGTCACCCAGCTGGAGAGCTTCGAGCCCAGCGTCGGCTCGAAGGTCTACGACGAGAACGACGAGCCGATCACCGAGTTCCACCTCGAGCGACGCATCTTCGTCACGCTCGGTCACATGCCGCCGGCGCTCAAGCAGGCCGTCATCGCGACGGAAGACGCGCGCTTCTACTCCCACTTCGGCGTGGACCCCATGGGCATCGCGCGGGCGGTCTACCAGAACTTCCGCCGCGGACGCATCGTGGAGGGCGGCAGCACCATCACCCAGCAGCTGGCCAAGGTGCTCTTTCTCACGCCGGACAGGAGCCTCGACCGCAAGCTGAAGGAGGCGGTGCTCGCCATCGAGCTGGAGCGCCGCTACTCCAAGGACCGCATCCTCGAGATGTACCTCAACCAAATCTACTTCGGCCACGGCGCTTTCGGCGTCGAGGCCGCCGCGCGCACCTTCTTCGGCAAGGGCGTCAGCGAGCTCGCGCCGGCGGAGTGCGCGCTCCTGGCGGGGCTGCCGAAGGCGCCGGCGACCTACTCGCCCTTCGAGCACCCCGATGCCGCGGTCCGCCGGCGCGCCACCGTCCTCTTCCGCATGGTGGACACGGGCGCGCTCAAGCCCGAGCAGGCCAAGCGCATAGGCAAAACGGGCCTCGACCTGGTGCCGCCGGAGCGGCGCCGCACGACGGGGCAGTACTTCATCGAATTCGTCCAGCAGTACCTCGAGGCGCAGTACGGCGCCGACCTGGTCTTCAAGGGCGGGCTGCACGTCTACACCACGCTCTCGCCCGCCATGCAGCTCAAGGCGGAAGCCTCGCTGCGCGACGGGCTGCGCGCCCTCGAGACGCGCCGCGCCTCGTCGGCCGGCAAGGGCGCGCCGGCGCCCGAGCGGCCCGAAGGTGCGCTACTCGCCCTCGAGCCCCAGACCGGCTACATCCGCGCCATGGTGGGCGGCTACGACTTCTTCAAGAGCGAGTTCAACCGCGCCGTGCAGGCGCGGCGCCAGCCGGGCTCGGCGTTCAAGCCCTTCGTGTACATGGCAGCGCTCGAGTCGGGCCAGACGCCGGCGAGCGTGGTGGACGACTCGCCCATCCAGTACCCGCTCGCCGGCGGGAAGATCTGGAAGCCGGACAACTACGACAGGAAGTTCCGCGGCCCCATCACCTACCAGCAGGCCCTCGAGGAATCGATCAACGTCGCGGCCATCAGGGTCCAGGAGCGGACCGGCATCCGCCGCACGGTGGACATCGTTCGCCGCCTGGGCGTGGACAGCCCGCTTCAGGAGAACCTGTCGATCGCGCTGGGCACGTCAGACCTGACGCTGCTCGAGCTGACCTCAGCCTACGGCGCGCTCGCCAACCAGGGCACGTGGGTCAAGCCGACCGCCATCCGCTACGTGCTGGACGCGCAGCGCAAGCTCCTCGAGGAGAACGTGCCGCAGGGGCGGCAGGCGCTCCCTGCCGATCTCGCCTACGTCATGACCCACATGATGAAGGGCACCGTCGAGCGCGGCACTGGCCACGCCGCCAAGGCCCTCGGCAGGCCCGTGGCGGCCAAGACGGGCACGACGAACGACTACTCCAACGCCTGGTTCATCGGCTTCACACCGACACTGGCCACGGGCGTCTGGGTCGGCTACGACCGCCCGAAGAGCCTCGGCAAGGACGAGACGGGCTCGCGCGTAGCGGTACCGATCTGGACGACCTTCATGAAGGAGGCGCTGGCAGGCAAGCCGGTGGAGGACTTCCCGGTGCCGGAGGGCGTGGTGGTCGTGCCGGTGGATCTCTCGGCGTCGGGCTCCTGCGTCAAGCCCGTGATGATGGCCTTCCTGGCCGGCACCGAGCCCAAGAACACCTGCGGGCCCTCGCGGGGCGGGAGCAAGGGCGACTCGCCGGCGACGCCAGGCACGCCGCCTACCGAGGCAGCCACCGGTGCAGCGCCGAGCGCCTCAGCCCAGACGCCGAAGCCCCCAGCTCAGGGCCCGTAG
- the era gene encoding GTPase Era — translation MTDPGHRAGFVALVGRPNVGKSTLLNRLVGEKMAIVSRRPQTTRTRITGIKHLPHAQVVFVDTPGLHEGTGRLGELMVKTAERALQDVDLVCLVLEATEKPERLDRAVFERLKGARVPVYAVLNKIDLVAPKSKLLALISACRAAFAFKEIVPVSAESGENCERLLALLVAAMPQRPPHFPRESLTDQPETFWVAETIREKIFRLTNQEVPYACAVRVAEISERKRPECLYIRASIFVERDSQKGILIGKGGATLKRIGTTAREDLERFFGIKVFLELTVAVRRNWRTDDRALKEFGFLLTS, via the coding sequence ATGACCGATCCCGGGCACAGGGCGGGCTTCGTCGCGCTTGTGGGCCGCCCGAACGTCGGCAAGTCCACGCTCCTCAACCGTCTCGTGGGCGAGAAGATGGCCATCGTCTCGCGCCGGCCGCAGACCACCCGGACGCGCATCACCGGCATCAAGCACCTGCCTCACGCTCAGGTGGTCTTCGTCGATACGCCGGGCCTGCACGAGGGCACGGGCCGGCTCGGCGAGCTCATGGTCAAGACCGCGGAGCGGGCGCTTCAGGACGTCGACCTCGTCTGCCTGGTTCTCGAGGCGACCGAGAAACCCGAGCGGCTCGACCGCGCCGTCTTCGAGCGCCTCAAGGGCGCGCGCGTTCCCGTGTACGCCGTGCTCAACAAGATCGATCTCGTCGCTCCCAAGTCGAAGCTCCTCGCGCTTATCTCCGCCTGCCGCGCCGCGTTTGCCTTCAAGGAGATCGTGCCGGTGTCGGCCGAGAGCGGGGAGAACTGCGAGCGCCTGCTGGCCCTTCTCGTGGCGGCCATGCCGCAGCGACCGCCGCACTTCCCGCGCGAGTCGCTGACCGACCAGCCCGAGACCTTCTGGGTCGCCGAGACAATACGCGAGAAGATCTTCCGCCTGACAAACCAGGAAGTGCCGTACGCCTGTGCGGTTCGCGTGGCGGAGATCAGCGAGCGCAAGCGCCCCGAGTGCCTGTACATCCGGGCGAGCATCTTCGTTGAGCGCGACTCGCAGAAGGGCATCCTGATCGGCAAGGGCGGGGCGACCCTCAAGCGGATCGGCACCACGGCGCGCGAAGACCTCGAGCGCTTCTTCGGGATCAAGGTGTTCCTCGAGCTCACGGTGGCGGTGAGACGAAACTGGAGAACAGACGATCGGGCCCTCAAGGAGTTCGGCTTCTTGCTGACGTCCTGA
- the recO gene encoding DNA repair protein RecO, translating into MALYRTQGIVIGRRALGESDRLVDFYTRDHGRVRGVAKSARRTRSRFGSALELFTLGELIFFDTGRSELVRVDHFDIVHPFVRVREHLERLGQGAWVIECLTRLTPDRDSQPALFGLTLRSLRALDSGARPQRVASCFALRAVDLLGHRPRIDRCIECGRAYPFPEAALDVTAGGLLCGRCGAGADALPLSGPAVGLLKRLRALAWEEGLRLPLAADLDAELAATLEGVMTRLIGHLPRSSRFLAQTRRDLSHHPSPSPLP; encoded by the coding sequence ATGGCGCTGTACAGGACGCAGGGCATCGTCATCGGGCGCCGGGCCCTCGGCGAGAGCGACCGGCTGGTGGACTTCTATACGCGCGACCACGGCAGGGTGCGCGGGGTCGCCAAGTCGGCGCGCCGGACGCGCTCCCGCTTCGGCAGCGCGCTCGAGCTCTTCACGCTGGGCGAGCTGATCTTTTTCGACACGGGGCGCAGCGAGCTGGTGCGCGTGGACCACTTCGACATCGTCCACCCCTTCGTGCGGGTCCGCGAGCACCTGGAGCGGCTGGGGCAGGGGGCGTGGGTCATCGAGTGCCTGACGCGGCTCACGCCGGATCGCGATTCGCAGCCGGCCCTCTTCGGGCTTACCCTGCGGAGCCTCCGCGCGCTCGACTCCGGCGCCCGGCCTCAGCGGGTCGCCAGCTGCTTCGCACTGCGCGCGGTGGACCTCCTCGGCCACCGGCCGCGGATCGACCGCTGCATCGAGTGCGGGCGCGCCTACCCGTTTCCCGAGGCCGCCCTCGACGTGACGGCGGGCGGACTTCTCTGCGGCCGCTGCGGGGCCGGCGCGGACGCGCTCCCGCTCTCGGGCCCCGCCGTCGGGCTCCTCAAGCGGCTGCGCGCCTTGGCGTGGGAGGAAGGGCTCCGGCTGCCGCTCGCGGCCGACCTCGACGCGGAGCTGGCGGCGACGCTCGAGGGCGTCATGACTCGCCTCATCGGCCACCTGCCGCGCTCCTCGCGCTTTCTTGCCCAGACCCGCCGCGATCTTTCACACCACCCCTCACCCAGCCCTCTCCCCTGA
- a CDS encoding glycine--tRNA ligase — MPVTMDTLVSLCKRRGFVFQSSEIYGGTGSCYDYGPLGVELKQNIKRLLWRDFVQSRADMVGIDASILMHPMVWKASGHLDHFTDPMVDCRECKLRFRADHVAELPWTHYCPATKGNKFTIPAGEPCSHCGARRTLCPDCGKGELTAPRQFNLMFKTFMGPVEEDASVAYLRPETAQAMFVNFDNVLQSMRMKLPFGIAQAGRSFRNEITPGNFIFRTREFEQMEIEYFVNPRDAVEGRPADEYWHDRWIADCMAWFRRYGLREENLKLREHEKDELSHYSKRTVDIDYRFPIGWSELMGIANRTDFDLKQHSKFSGKSLTYFDEERKEHVVPYVIEPAMGVDRALLAFMADAYVEEEVRGEKRVVLRFHPELAPVKVAVLPLLKKRDEIVRTAHAIRADLAKQWRVVYDDTAAIGRLYRRQDEVGTPYCVTVDVQTVGDSDKGEAGDGKVTIRDRDSMEQARVPIDALPGVFHDLLSGGAWAQVAALFERQIEK; from the coding sequence ATGCCCGTGACCATGGACACGCTCGTTTCCCTCTGCAAGCGGCGCGGCTTCGTGTTCCAGTCGAGCGAGATCTACGGCGGCACGGGCTCCTGCTACGACTACGGCCCGCTGGGCGTCGAGCTCAAGCAGAACATCAAGCGGCTCTTGTGGCGGGACTTCGTCCAGAGCCGCGCCGACATGGTGGGCATCGACGCGTCGATCCTGATGCACCCGATGGTGTGGAAGGCGAGCGGGCACCTGGACCACTTCACCGACCCCATGGTGGACTGCCGTGAGTGCAAGCTGCGCTTCCGCGCGGACCACGTGGCCGAGCTGCCGTGGACGCACTATTGCCCCGCGACCAAGGGGAACAAGTTCACGATTCCTGCCGGAGAGCCGTGCTCGCACTGCGGCGCGCGGCGGACACTGTGTCCCGACTGCGGCAAGGGCGAGCTGACGGCGCCGCGCCAGTTCAACCTCATGTTCAAGACGTTCATGGGCCCGGTCGAAGAGGACGCGTCCGTCGCCTACCTCCGGCCCGAGACGGCCCAGGCCATGTTCGTCAACTTCGACAACGTGCTTCAGTCCATGCGGATGAAACTCCCCTTTGGCATCGCTCAGGCCGGGCGGTCGTTCCGCAACGAGATCACGCCCGGCAACTTCATCTTCCGAACGCGCGAATTCGAGCAGATGGAGATCGAGTACTTCGTCAACCCGCGGGACGCCGTCGAGGGACGGCCCGCCGACGAGTACTGGCACGACCGGTGGATCGCGGACTGCATGGCGTGGTTCCGGCGTTACGGGCTGCGCGAGGAAAATCTGAAGTTGCGCGAGCATGAGAAAGACGAGCTCTCGCACTACTCCAAGCGCACCGTGGACATAGACTATCGATTCCCCATCGGGTGGAGCGAGCTGATGGGCATCGCCAACCGGACGGACTTCGACCTGAAGCAGCACTCGAAGTTCAGCGGCAAGTCGCTGACGTACTTCGACGAGGAGCGGAAGGAGCACGTCGTGCCCTACGTCATCGAGCCCGCGATGGGCGTGGACCGCGCGCTCCTCGCCTTCATGGCCGATGCGTACGTCGAGGAAGAGGTGCGGGGCGAGAAGCGGGTGGTCCTGCGCTTCCACCCCGAGCTGGCGCCGGTGAAGGTCGCCGTCCTGCCGCTTCTCAAGAAGCGCGATGAGATTGTGCGTACGGCTCACGCGATCCGCGCCGATCTCGCCAAGCAGTGGCGGGTCGTGTACGACGACACGGCGGCCATCGGCAGGCTCTACAGGCGCCAGGACGAAGTCGGCACGCCCTACTGCGTCACCGTGGACGTGCAGACCGTGGGAGACAGCGACAAGGGCGAGGCGGGCGACGGCAAGGTGACGATACGCGACCGCGACTCGATGGAGCAGGCCCGCGTTCCCATCGACGCGCTGCCCGGGGTCTTCCACGATCTCCTGAGCGGTGGCGCCTGGGCCCAGGTCGCCGCCCTCTTCGAGCGGCAGATCGAGAAGTAG